From the genome of Psychroserpens ponticola, one region includes:
- a CDS encoding cold-shock protein, producing MTGTVKFFNDSKGFGFITNDETGKDIFVHVSNLNGVELREGDSVEYNEEEGRKGMVAANVQVL from the coding sequence ATGACTGGAACAGTTAAATTTTTCAATGATTCTAAAGGATTTGGATTCATTACCAACGACGAAACAGGAAAAGACATTTTCGTACACGTATCAAACCTTAATGGTGTTGAGTTACGCGAAGGCGATAGTGTAGAGTACAACGAAGAAGAAGGAAGAAAAGGGATGGTTGCCGCTAACGTGCAAGTTCTCTAA
- a CDS encoding nucleoside deaminase, which yields MENPFNDIYFMKKALLEAEDAFEKGEIPVGAIIVIKDRIIARSHNLTELLNDVTAHAEMQAITAATNFLGGKYLTNCTLYVTLEPCQMCAGALYWSQISKIVYGASDDKRGFKTLGTTIHPKTEVVSGVLAKEASELMKRFFIEKRNLN from the coding sequence ATGGAAAACCCTTTTAACGACATCTACTTTATGAAAAAAGCCTTACTTGAGGCTGAAGATGCTTTTGAAAAAGGTGAAATCCCTGTAGGTGCTATCATAGTAATTAAAGATAGAATTATTGCCAGATCACATAACCTTACCGAATTATTAAACGATGTTACTGCGCATGCTGAAATGCAAGCCATTACTGCTGCAACCAATTTTTTAGGCGGAAAATATTTAACTAATTGTACACTTTATGTGACATTAGAACCTTGTCAAATGTGTGCTGGAGCTTTGTACTGGAGTCAGATTTCAAAAATTGTTTATGGAGCTTCAGATGACAAACGTGGATTTAAAACGCTTGGCACAACAATTCATCCTAAAACTGAAGTTGTTTCTGGTGTTCTTGCTAAAGAAGCTTCCGAATTAATGAAACGTTTCTTTATTGAAAAACGAAATTTAAATTAA